One region of Limnospira fusiformis SAG 85.79 genomic DNA includes:
- a CDS encoding Uma2 family endonuclease: MNPSYSTGIPQEGWEGLTAEEKQGFLPLCPDFVVELWSPSDWLTQLQEKMQESVENVTRLGWLIDRSSPTVQIDRPQQPVDVVNSSSKFSGEGVLPRLILKCNLCYIRT, translated from the coding sequence ATGAATCCAAGCTACTCAACTGGGATTCCCCAGGAAGGCTGGGAGGGGTTGACGGCTGAAGAGAAACAGGGATTTTTGCCCCTGTGTCCCGATTTTGTCGTGGAATTGTGGTCTCCCAGCGATTGGTTGACTCAGTTACAGGAGAAAATGCAAGAATCTGTAGAGAATGTCACTCGTTTAGGATGGTTGATTGACCGAAGTTCTCCGACAGTCCAAATTGATCGCCCTCAGCAACCGGTGGACGTGGTTAACTCGTCGTCAAAGTTTTCAGGTGAAGGGGTTTTGCCGAGGTTGATATTGAAGTGCAATTTATGCTATATTAGAACCTGA
- a CDS encoding HNH endonuclease — MTKIPATLRRLVIQRANNRCEYCGISQVGQVATFHIDHIIPVVAGGETTADNLDLACVSCSLRKGARQEIEDPETGEVVCIFNPRQQRWNTHFAGNGVEAIVGLTATGRATVKVLNLNRSTMLAIRA; from the coding sequence ATGACCAAAATTCCAGCTACTCTCCGTCGCTTGGTGATTCAGCGAGCCAATAATCGTTGTGAATATTGCGGGATTTCTCAGGTGGGTCAAGTCGCTACATTTCACATCGACCATATTATTCCCGTTGTGGCTGGGGGCGAAACTACGGCAGACAATTTAGATCTTGCTTGTGTTTCCTGTTCGCTTCGCAAGGGAGCGCGTCAGGAAATTGAGGATCCTGAAACAGGCGAGGTTGTCTGTATTTTTAATCCTCGCCAACAAAGATGGAATACTCATTTTGCTGGGAATGGCGTGGAGGCGATCGTCGGGTTAACGGCAACGGGTAGAGCAACGGTGAAAGTTCTTAATTTGAATCGGTCAACGATGTTGGCAATTCGGGCATAA
- a CDS encoding S8 family peptidase → MSQESRDFPHIYLPENGQSENYTRPRQGGGSNLSPDRDRIAHARYLEEQIGKAIQQANQILNSRDSQLATGVPGFYLEFQIKSEETIALKSLENRKKNIELVAVKKIHDQEDMVLATVFVPESAQDYFLKKVEQYRDEDTDTDKPKNQALVARLEAVQIGTVQSLFTDVPALFPENGREVWWEVWLRKEKQGEFNQITQKLEITTKYHAISFPEREVVLAMCNWEAMARVINNSDVVAELRLAKDTPSMFLGMPNIEQEQWVDDLEKRLIAPAKHAVSICVLDSGVARIHPLLSPGLDANDMHAVEPSWGVNDSAFWRGHGTAMAGLCLYSDQLIDLLATSGQVKLFHRLESVKILPNTGQNQPELYGAITEQGVSLPEIANPHRPRVFCMAVTSSSDSTKGTPSSWSAAVDQLCFNDGEFRRLMIISAGNISQEIIAEDYLNINDVETIDNPGQAWNPLIVGAYTEKINIIDSNYQGWLPLAPGGDLSPRSRTSVTWDSQWPIRPDVVFEGGNMAFDGENPAAAIDDLCLLTTHYRPNIRMFDRMSDTSSATALASYMAARIMSEQPNYRPETIRALIVHSAEWTPAMQNHFEAASSKTARGALLRRYGYGVPDLSRALQSASNDLTLVIEDELQPFCLENSRVKTKEMKFHKLPWPSEKLEILGEAKIELKITLSYFIEPNPGERGWAYRHRYPSHGLRFKVKDSLETDNDFRWRINQAVREEKEDRRSSSHSDDHNWFLGSNTRDGGSIHSDIWYGTGVELAQKDAIAVYPVGGWWKEKQYLDRYDQMAPYSLVISIRVPGVEVDIYTPVYNLVSTSVAIET, encoded by the coding sequence ATGTCCCAAGAATCCCGTGATTTTCCTCATATTTACTTACCGGAAAACGGCCAGAGTGAAAATTATACACGACCCCGACAAGGTGGTGGTTCTAATTTATCTCCCGATCGCGATCGGATAGCTCATGCTAGGTATTTAGAGGAACAAATCGGCAAAGCAATTCAGCAAGCTAATCAAATATTAAACTCTCGTGATTCTCAGCTTGCTACTGGAGTACCGGGGTTTTACTTAGAATTTCAGATTAAAAGTGAGGAAACCATTGCTTTAAAGTCCTTAGAAAACAGGAAAAAAAATATTGAATTGGTGGCAGTGAAGAAAATTCATGACCAGGAAGACATGGTTTTGGCAACAGTTTTTGTTCCAGAGTCAGCCCAGGACTACTTTCTAAAAAAAGTAGAACAGTATCGAGACGAAGATACAGATACAGACAAACCCAAAAATCAGGCACTTGTCGCTCGGTTAGAAGCGGTTCAAATTGGCACAGTACAATCACTATTTACTGATGTTCCTGCCTTGTTTCCCGAAAATGGGCGGGAGGTTTGGTGGGAAGTTTGGCTCCGAAAAGAGAAACAGGGAGAATTTAATCAGATTACTCAAAAGCTGGAGATTACCACAAAATATCATGCAATTTCTTTCCCAGAACGTGAGGTGGTTTTGGCAATGTGTAATTGGGAAGCAATGGCACGAGTCATCAATAATTCTGATGTAGTAGCAGAATTACGCCTCGCCAAAGATACGCCATCAATGTTTCTGGGAATGCCAAATATAGAACAAGAGCAATGGGTTGACGATTTAGAAAAACGACTAATTGCACCAGCTAAACACGCGGTATCAATTTGTGTATTAGATAGTGGAGTTGCCAGAATTCATCCATTACTTTCGCCGGGACTGGATGCCAATGATATGCACGCAGTTGAACCATCTTGGGGGGTTAATGATAGCGCTTTTTGGCGCGGTCATGGTACAGCAATGGCTGGTTTATGTTTGTATTCTGACCAACTCATCGATTTGTTAGCCACATCGGGACAAGTGAAACTTTTCCACCGCCTTGAATCAGTTAAAATTCTTCCCAATACCGGACAAAATCAACCTGAGCTTTACGGTGCAATAACAGAGCAGGGTGTTTCTTTACCTGAAATTGCAAATCCCCATCGCCCTCGGGTTTTTTGTATGGCGGTAACAAGTAGTAGTGACTCTACAAAAGGAACGCCATCATCTTGGTCAGCAGCAGTGGATCAGCTATGTTTCAATGATGGTGAATTCCGCCGATTGATGATTATTTCTGCTGGTAATATTTCTCAAGAAATTATAGCAGAAGATTACCTCAATATTAATGATGTTGAAACCATAGACAATCCTGGGCAAGCGTGGAATCCTCTAATTGTGGGTGCTTATACTGAAAAAATTAATATTATCGACTCTAATTATCAGGGTTGGCTGCCCTTAGCCCCTGGGGGCGACCTGTCTCCTCGTAGTAGAACTTCAGTTACATGGGACAGTCAATGGCCGATTCGTCCAGATGTGGTGTTTGAAGGTGGAAATATGGCTTTTGATGGTGAAAATCCAGCAGCAGCCATTGACGATCTTTGTCTGCTAACCACTCACTACCGCCCAAATATCAGAATGTTCGATCGCATGAGCGATACAAGCAGCGCAACTGCTCTTGCTAGTTACATGGCAGCACGTATTATGTCAGAACAGCCCAACTATCGACCGGAAACGATACGCGCACTGATTGTCCATTCTGCGGAATGGACTCCGGCAATGCAGAATCACTTTGAGGCTGCATCCTCTAAAACTGCTAGAGGTGCGCTTTTGAGACGTTATGGTTATGGAGTGCCTGATTTAAGTCGTGCGCTTCAAAGTGCCAGTAATGATTTAACCCTAGTTATTGAAGATGAACTCCAACCGTTTTGTTTAGAAAATAGCCGGGTTAAAACTAAAGAGATGAAGTTTCATAAGTTGCCTTGGCCGAGTGAAAAACTAGAAATCTTAGGAGAAGCAAAGATAGAGTTAAAAATTACTTTATCCTATTTTATTGAACCCAATCCTGGAGAGAGGGGATGGGCATATCGACATCGTTATCCTTCTCACGGGTTGCGCTTCAAGGTCAAAGACTCTTTAGAAACTGATAATGATTTCAGATGGCGAATTAATCAAGCTGTTCGAGAAGAGAAAGAGGACAGAAGAAGTTCAAGTCATTCTGATGATCATAATTGGTTTCTTGGCTCAAATACCAGGGATGGCGGTTCTATACATTCTGATATCTGGTATGGTACTGGTGTGGAATTAGCCCAGAAAGATGCGATCGCGGTCTATCCAGTGGGGGGATGGTGGAAAGAAAAACAATATTTAGATCGGTACGATCAAATGGCACCCTATTCACTGGTGATTTCCATTCGGGTCCCCGGAGTTGAAGTGGATATTTACACTCCCGTTTACAATTTAGTGAGTACATCTGTGGCAATTGAAACTTAA
- a CDS encoding type II toxin-antitoxin system VapC family toxin yields MGLICCRLILDTNVAIAILKAYSSAIALLATEQLEFENCAISQITRMELLSYPNLEAEEEQTIQNLLANLLVLKLDEKIEQEAIAFRRNHNVKLPDAIIAATAKVYGLRLLTLDRQLQAKFSTDLP; encoded by the coding sequence GTGGGATTGATTTGTTGTAGATTAATATTAGATACTAATGTGGCGATCGCCATTCTCAAAGCCTATTCATCAGCGATCGCATTGCTGGCAACCGAGCAGCTAGAATTTGAGAACTGTGCCATCAGTCAAATTACGCGAATGGAGTTACTCAGTTATCCTAACTTAGAGGCAGAAGAGGAGCAGACGATTCAAAACTTGTTGGCAAATTTATTAGTCTTGAAATTAGATGAAAAAATTGAACAAGAGGCGATCGCCTTTCGACGCAACCATAATGTGAAGTTGCCGGATGCGATTATTGCAGCAACGGCGAAGGTTTATGGGTTACGCTTGCTAACGTTGGATCGGCAATTACAGGCTAAATTTAGCACTGACTTACCTTAA
- a CDS encoding Uma2 family endonuclease: MNSLTINTDALHLDDEQFFQLCQDNRDLQFERNANGTLIIMPPTGGETGHRNFELCLELGLWNRQTQGGIAFDSSTGFKLPNGANRSPDAAWIPLERWEGLTAEEKQGFLPLCPDFVVELRSPSDSLTQLQEKMQEYVENGTRLGWLIDPSSRIVHIYRPQQPVEVVNSPPELSGEGVLPGLILNCDRLW; encoded by the coding sequence ATGAACAGCTTAACTATAAATACGGACGCACTCCATCTTGACGACGAGCAGTTTTTCCAACTTTGTCAGGATAACCGCGACTTACAATTTGAACGCAACGCTAACGGAACCCTGATTATTATGCCCCCTACTGGTGGTGAAACCGGACACCGTAATTTTGAACTCTGTTTAGAATTGGGATTGTGGAATCGTCAGACGCAAGGGGGAATCGCCTTTGACTCCTCAACAGGGTTCAAACTCCCCAATGGAGCCAACCGTTCCCCCGATGCAGCTTGGATTCCCCTGGAACGCTGGGAGGGGTTGACGGCTGAAGAGAAACAGGGATTTTTGCCCCTGTGTCCCGATTTTGTGGTGGAATTGCGTTCTCCCAGCGATTCGTTGACTCAGTTGCAGGAGAAAATGCAAGAATATGTGGAGAATGGCACTCGTTTAGGATGGTTGATTGACCCCAGTTCTCGGATAGTCCACATTTATCGCCCTCAGCAACCGGTGGAGGTGGTTAACTCGCCGCCAGAGTTGTCGGGTGAGGGGGTTTTGCCGGGGTTGATCTTGAACTGCGATCGCCTCTGGTAA
- the trpS gene encoding tryptophan--tRNA ligase: MTKHIILTGDRPTGPLHLGHYVGSLRNRVELQHQHTQFLIIADMQALTDNADNPAKVSSNLTEVVLDYLAVGIDPDATTVFVQSKVPELAELTMYYLNIVSVNHLERNPTVKDEINQKAFGKQIPAGFLMYPVSQAADITAFKATLVPVGNDQLPMIEQTSDIVQRFNNLYNCQILIKPQAMIADVARLPGIDGKAKMSKSLGNAIYLKDSSDEIWRKVKEMYTDPNHIRVEDPGTVEGNPVFRYLDAFDSDQEALEEMKAYYRRGGLGDMKVKKHLNYVLQSTLQPIRERREQFAKDIGYVMSIIQQGTEKARLVASQTLYEVKEAIGIQYW; this comes from the coding sequence ATGACTAAGCATATTATTCTTACCGGCGATCGGCCAACTGGACCTCTCCATTTAGGCCACTACGTTGGCTCATTACGAAATCGTGTTGAGTTGCAACATCAGCACACTCAGTTTCTTATTATTGCGGATATGCAAGCCTTGACAGACAATGCAGACAATCCTGCCAAAGTTAGCTCCAATCTAACTGAGGTAGTATTAGATTACTTGGCTGTGGGAATTGACCCCGATGCAACTACCGTTTTTGTTCAATCTAAAGTTCCAGAGTTAGCTGAACTAACAATGTATTACCTCAATATTGTTTCTGTTAATCACCTGGAACGCAATCCTACAGTTAAAGATGAAATTAACCAGAAGGCGTTTGGCAAGCAAATTCCGGCTGGATTTTTAATGTATCCTGTTAGCCAAGCAGCAGATATTACTGCCTTTAAAGCGACTCTAGTACCAGTTGGAAATGACCAATTGCCTATGATAGAACAAACATCCGACATAGTACAGCGTTTTAATAACTTATATAATTGCCAAATTCTCATTAAACCGCAGGCTATGATTGCTGATGTTGCAAGGTTGCCAGGAATTGACGGAAAGGCAAAGATGAGTAAATCTCTGGGGAACGCTATATATCTAAAAGACAGTAGCGATGAGATTTGGCGTAAAGTAAAAGAGATGTACACCGACCCTAACCATATAAGGGTAGAAGATCCTGGCACAGTGGAAGGAAATCCCGTTTTTAGGTATTTAGATGCTTTTGACAGCGATCAAGAGGCATTAGAAGAAATGAAAGCTTACTATAGGCGTGGTGGACTTGGTGACATGAAAGTTAAAAAACATCTCAATTATGTTTTACAATCTACCCTCCAACCAATTCGTGAACGGCGTGAGCAGTTTGCTAAAGATATTGGCTATGTTATGTCTATTATTCAGCAAGGAACTGAAAAAGCTCGTCTAGTGGCAAGTCAGACACTTTATGAAGTGAAGGAGGCGATAGGAATCCAATATTGGTAA
- a CDS encoding DUF47 domain-containing protein: MKKDIPPLFGKTKFIEGQIDEFLDKISEGCLYFEMGISAYLDSQYVTASCENKMQQLRDLKRRCNELRRAIESQLYTEMLIPDSRGDVLSLLEDLYYLIDLFGDSYQSIIIEHPDIPEDYDQDFKELTGMVVKSVETVVIAARAFFRHPDAVRDHLYRVRVYETESDRIAIRLKTNIFNSQLPLERKMQLRDGVDLIDRLADAAEDAGDELSIYAIKRVL; the protein is encoded by the coding sequence ATGAAAAAAGACATTCCGCCTTTGTTTGGTAAAACTAAATTTATCGAAGGTCAAATAGATGAGTTTCTGGATAAGATATCTGAAGGATGTCTATATTTTGAGATGGGAATTTCCGCTTATTTAGATTCTCAATATGTGACGGCAAGCTGTGAGAATAAAATGCAGCAATTGCGGGATTTAAAGAGGCGATGCAATGAACTTAGGCGGGCGATTGAATCCCAACTATATACGGAAATGTTGATTCCTGACTCCCGGGGTGATGTTTTAAGTTTGTTGGAGGATTTATACTATTTAATTGATTTGTTTGGCGACAGTTATCAAAGCATTATTATTGAACATCCAGATATTCCAGAAGACTATGATCAAGACTTTAAAGAATTGACGGGAATGGTGGTTAAAAGTGTGGAAACTGTTGTCATTGCGGCGCGGGCTTTTTTCCGTCATCCTGATGCGGTTCGCGATCATCTTTATCGCGTCCGAGTCTATGAAACAGAAAGCGATCGCATTGCTATTAGACTCAAAACAAATATCTTTAATTCTCAACTGCCTTTGGAACGTAAAATGCAGTTACGCGACGGAGTTGATTTGATTGACCGTCTCGCTGATGCTGCTGAAGATGCTGGGGATGAGTTATCAATTTATGCGATTAAGCGAGTCCTCTAA
- a CDS encoding inorganic phosphate transporter — MDAIAILIFLSSGLFLGWSLGANDAANVFGTAVGSRMVKFSTAAFICSIFVIIGAVVGGAGAAAGLGELGAVNTIAGAFTAAFAAALTVFWMTKIGLPVSTTQAVVGAIIGWNQFSGSITDTDTLIKILGTWVACPILGAIFAAGLYLVVIAILDRLRLHLLRLDLYTRAGLILAGAFGSLALGANNIGNVMGVFVSSSPFTNFNIGSVSISSVQQLFLMGGIAIAIGVYTYSKRVMMTVGNSLMPLSPVAAFVVVVAHSLVLYIFSSTGLESLLANAGLPTIPLIPVSSSQAVVGGVIGIGLLKGIKSARQIRWRVLLGIASGWVSTPIIAAIISLVMLFILQNVFNQPVYQSVEYQLSQTVLNKLEQVGIPTEPLQDISDRTISGGVNFRDEVRARMTLDKEQEKQLLSLAQIHLIYIDPFQIKNLNTSYLNSDQIRAIGRLSGRTFFHRWQLAEALAEESESWQFQPPITRYKDDNTKLQQQLNYVGDRFHAPLRMVN; from the coding sequence ATGGACGCGATCGCAATTTTAATTTTTCTATCCAGTGGCTTATTTCTAGGCTGGTCTTTGGGCGCAAATGATGCCGCCAATGTCTTCGGGACTGCCGTTGGTAGTCGCATGGTAAAGTTTAGTACAGCAGCCTTTATCTGTAGTATATTCGTAATTATCGGCGCAGTAGTGGGGGGGGCTGGTGCCGCTGCTGGACTCGGAGAATTAGGCGCTGTTAATACCATTGCTGGTGCTTTTACTGCTGCTTTTGCTGCTGCTTTAACCGTCTTCTGGATGACCAAAATTGGTTTACCTGTTTCCACCACCCAAGCCGTTGTCGGTGCTATTATTGGCTGGAATCAATTTAGTGGTTCCATAACAGATACCGATACCCTCATAAAAATTCTCGGAACCTGGGTTGCTTGCCCCATCTTGGGCGCTATTTTCGCCGCCGGGCTTTATTTGGTGGTCATAGCTATTCTCGACCGTCTGAGACTGCATTTGCTGCGGTTAGATCTTTATACCCGCGCTGGGTTAATTTTAGCAGGCGCTTTCGGTTCATTAGCCCTCGGCGCTAATAATATTGGTAATGTTATGGGGGTGTTTGTGTCTTCTTCACCCTTCACTAACTTTAATATTGGGTCCGTGAGTATTTCCTCAGTTCAACAACTGTTCTTAATGGGGGGAATTGCGATCGCTATTGGTGTTTACACTTACTCAAAACGGGTAATGATGACCGTTGGTAATAGCTTAATGCCTCTCTCTCCCGTCGCCGCGTTTGTCGTCGTTGTCGCCCATTCTTTAGTATTATATATATTTTCTTCCACCGGGTTAGAAAGCCTGTTAGCTAATGCCGGCTTACCGACTATTCCCCTCATTCCCGTTTCTAGTTCTCAAGCCGTCGTTGGGGGGGTTATTGGCATTGGACTTTTGAAGGGTATTAAAAGCGCCCGCCAAATTCGCTGGCGTGTTTTATTGGGTATTGCTTCCGGCTGGGTTTCCACCCCTATTATAGCAGCCATTATTAGTCTAGTTATGCTATTTATTTTACAAAATGTCTTTAATCAACCTGTCTATCAAAGTGTGGAATATCAGCTATCCCAAACAGTTTTAAACAAATTGGAACAGGTGGGAATACCTACCGAACCCCTACAAGATATCAGCGATCGCACTATTAGCGGCGGGGTCAATTTTCGAGATGAAGTTAGGGCGCGCATGACCCTAGATAAAGAACAGGAAAAACAACTGCTTTCCCTCGCCCAAATTCACCTAATATATATCGACCCTTTCCAAATTAAAAACCTGAATACAAGCTATCTCAATTCCGACCAAATTCGTGCCATTGGGCGGTTATCTGGGCGGACATTTTTTCATCGTTGGCAGTTAGCAGAAGCCCTCGCCGAAGAATCAGAGTCCTGGCAATTTCAGCCGCCCATAACCCGCTATAAAGATGATAACACCAAACTACAGCAACAACTTAATTATGTAGGCGATCGCTTTCATGCACCCCTGAGAATGGTTAACTAG
- a CDS encoding antitoxin, whose protein sequence is MDTAKLFMSGNSQAVLLPKSYRFSGDEVVIKRLGNAVVLLPKENPWQVMFDALEEFPED, encoded by the coding sequence ATGGACACGGCAAAGCTGTTTATGAGTGGGAATAGTCAGGCGGTACTCTTGCCTAAGAGTTATCGTTTTTCTGGGGATGAAGTGGTGATTAAACGATTGGGCAATGCGGTTGTCCTGCTGCCCAAAGAAAACCCCTGGCAGGTGATGTTTGATGCCCTGGAAGAGTTCCCAGAGGATTGA
- a CDS encoding toxin-antitoxin system TumE family protein: MRKRWDSVKHFPGLPNFPHHVHIGSEINVEPGQSRNILEFIYFMESELR, encoded by the coding sequence CTGAGAAAACGCTGGGATAGTGTTAAGCATTTTCCAGGTTTACCCAATTTTCCCCATCATGTTCATATCGGCTCAGAAATTAACGTCGAGCCAGGGCAATCTCGAAATATCTTAGAATTTATATATTTTATGGAATCTGAGTTAAGATAA
- a CDS encoding ATP-binding protein, protein MEIHEALQWTDELIFGKTGKHLDSLQRAILEGVWEHKGYQDIAEEYHCSSDHVRKSASELWKLLSELLGEDVKKKNVRSLIENGIFYSFNTGSLHIGNNINFCSDLYNPSKIPPNRSPQDTTTPPPPPRHDLSRAPENSRHFYDRTQELATLKQWILEEHSRIVSLTGLSGIGKTALARKLVEEIKDNFDRTLWRSHRQFPNFNALQSHIIESLAPPPPSHNPSIINYLNSRNSFLDHLRNHRCLIILDDFQETLNPGELVGNYRPEYQNYSHLLHEIGRCSHQSCLLLLGWEQPLEIAAMEAEENYGKTLQIAGLGKSASQLLTARKLKDKPEWSKLIELYNGNPLWLSIIATDILELFNGSVQKFLSYPTLYLGSLETLIKPHYQRLSEVEKILMGWLANQEKSVDISQKPPELLSDADFLKGIQSLTRRNFLNKSSGFTLQPVIKQYVKNLIS, encoded by the coding sequence ATGGAGATTCATGAAGCCTTGCAGTGGACGGATGAGTTGATTTTTGGCAAGACTGGGAAGCATCTGGACTCGCTGCAACGGGCTATCTTGGAGGGGGTATGGGAACACAAGGGATATCAGGATATCGCTGAGGAATACCATTGCAGCAGTGATCATGTCCGGAAGTCGGCATCGGAATTATGGAAACTCCTGTCGGAGCTTTTGGGAGAGGATGTAAAAAAGAAGAATGTCCGATCGCTTATCGAAAATGGAATATTCTATTCATTTAATACAGGCAGTCTGCACATTGGTAATAACATAAATTTCTGTAGTGATTTATACAATCCCTCAAAAATCCCGCCCAACCGATCGCCCCAAGACACCACCACCCCCCCACCTCCACCACGCCACGACCTCAGCCGAGCCCCCGAAAATAGCCGCCACTTCTACGATCGCACCCAGGAACTAGCTACCCTCAAGCAGTGGATACTAGAAGAACATAGCCGCATTGTCAGCCTAACCGGACTATCCGGAATTGGGAAAACCGCCCTGGCTAGAAAACTGGTAGAAGAGATTAAAGACAACTTCGATCGCACTCTGTGGCGCAGTCATCGCCAATTCCCCAATTTCAACGCCCTACAAAGTCATATCATCGAATCTCTCGCCCCACCACCTCCCAGCCACAACCCATCAATCATCAACTATTTAAACTCTCGTAACTCTTTTTTAGACCATCTCAGAAACCACCGTTGTTTAATCATCCTCGACGACTTTCAAGAAACCTTAAACCCTGGAGAATTAGTCGGCAATTATCGCCCAGAATACCAAAACTATAGTCATCTCCTCCATGAAATTGGCAGATGCTCTCATCAAAGTTGTCTGTTGCTACTCGGTTGGGAACAACCCCTAGAAATCGCCGCCATGGAAGCTGAAGAAAACTACGGCAAAACTCTACAAATTGCGGGGTTAGGGAAATCAGCCAGCCAACTCCTCACGGCTAGAAAACTCAAAGATAAACCTGAATGGTCAAAGCTGATTGAACTGTACAATGGCAACCCTTTATGGTTAAGTATAATCGCCACTGATATCCTAGAACTATTTAACGGTAGTGTCCAAAAATTCCTATCCTATCCTACTCTATATTTAGGAAGTCTAGAAACTCTCATCAAACCACATTATCAACGGTTGTCGGAAGTCGAGAAAATCCTCATGGGGTGGTTAGCTAACCAAGAAAAATCCGTAGATATCAGCCAGAAACCACCCGAACTTTTATCAGATGCCGATTTTCTGAAAGGGATACAATCTTTAACCCGACGAAATTTCCTGAACAAATCATCCGGTTTCACCCTACAACCAGTGATTAAACAATATGTGAAAAATTTAATTTCCTAG
- a CDS encoding AAA family ATPase — MSTARQIIALIKSHIEGEEQQFCSAALQIAAHEARQGHGKLAQEIRELIDEAKNRGSALDRKNSAVPLVQPKGELANLLSARYPETKLSDMVLSSELETKLKRILTEQKQRNRLQDYNLSPRRKILLVGPPGSGKTMTAAALAGELQLPLMTAIYSSLIGKFMGETASRLQLIFDAMSLTRGVYFFDEFDAIGAHRNSANDVGEIRRVLNSFLLFIENDQSDSLIVAATNHNNLLDEALFRRFDDVISYTLPSEEMIRRVLENRLTLFDIHWHDWSEIFKAAQNLSLAEIVRAADEAAKQAVLLNTEQIDHEHLLATLLERRNINHLVLTKV, encoded by the coding sequence ATGTCTACTGCTCGTCAAATCATAGCGCTTATAAAAAGCCACATAGAAGGCGAAGAGCAGCAGTTTTGTTCTGCCGCCCTTCAAATTGCAGCCCATGAAGCAAGGCAGGGACATGGAAAATTGGCTCAAGAAATTCGCGAGTTAATTGATGAAGCTAAAAACCGGGGTTCGGCGCTCGATCGAAAAAATAGCGCAGTCCCCTTAGTTCAGCCAAAAGGTGAATTAGCTAATTTACTATCAGCACGTTACCCAGAGACTAAGCTAAGTGATATGGTACTCTCATCAGAGCTTGAAACCAAACTTAAACGTATTCTTACAGAACAGAAACAACGAAATCGTCTGCAAGATTATAACCTATCTCCTCGTCGCAAAATTCTGTTGGTCGGTCCGCCCGGTTCTGGCAAAACAATGACTGCTGCAGCTTTAGCTGGTGAGTTACAACTGCCGCTGATGACTGCTATTTATAGTAGCCTGATTGGTAAGTTTATGGGAGAAACTGCCAGCAGACTTCAATTAATTTTTGATGCGATGTCACTAACACGGGGCGTTTATTTTTTTGATGAATTTGATGCCATTGGGGCGCACCGCAACAGTGCCAATGATGTGGGAGAGATTCGGCGCGTATTAAATTCATTTTTATTATTTATAGAGAATGACCAAAGTGATAGTTTAATCGTCGCAGCGACCAATCATAACAATTTATTAGATGAAGCTCTTTTTAGAAGATTTGATGATGTGATTTCATATACACTTCCCAGCGAAGAAATGATTCGCCGCGTTTTAGAAAATAGGCTAACATTATTTGATATTCATTGGCATGATTGGTCAGAGATTTTTAAGGCGGCACAAAATTTAAGTTTGGCTGAAATTGTTCGTGCTGCGGATGAAGCAGCAAAACAGGCTGTACTATTAAATACTGAACAAATTGACCATGAACATTTGCTGGCGACTCTTTTAGAAAGACGCAACATTAACCATTTAGTATTGACCAAAGTGTAG